One part of the Kryptolebias marmoratus isolate JLee-2015 linkage group LG2, ASM164957v2, whole genome shotgun sequence genome encodes these proteins:
- the spa17 gene encoding sperm surface protein Sp17 isoform X2 has translation MSVPFSNAHLRVPRGFGTILEGLAREVLRDQPEDIPAYAARYFDALLKQREESGLDPAEWAAKLEDRFHNSYAFQNIRTSPDKETAPEMTISKEKSYESQTEDESNQSAAEVSSLSITQPHVSEKLDSTEGTDEEEIHMTEKLSISGEERLSDDKSVADKQSDEEHGTDKEEDPTKTTLDEVERADIEMDDNCGPEQNIPQFDSDPTILLSAREISNVTSHDLGLPDDEGGDQPESETVDKEIVDSDREENTEIDEVVESVSLPGLADVDVGATELEVTQKTTEESTVQENTYVVEGDKGLTPQIEENADLLQSEYEFTQGSQQEEQDQAQNNNEEEQTEAEASYEETNEGLALIESELEDNNIPKENALVEISFEDVPEAQGIKVEEKNLMEDASVEILQNNKLEMLQKEESVELTASSADQNISNTGDQLKFETEKDKKEVHSDEEEIQATFDISKENEHTNNSNLNDSDDGEKEMGVKGISSSDQPTTEAEDEIQEHETDHEDTEEIFEGTFSQNQEPEKKQQSQYPDFDQDEMTDASDGDEEEGNREMGSRESIDVRTEENPSLTTKSNTSIMEKEAEAESFDKGLPLENKQSPRTVEKSQPDNISEEKEITTEEEEEHVRKMTDSEVRQKSQEMEKEETFSLSGSADQTAADLEEEDRPDEPEESTIASVNKVDKEECSRPQEEEDIMDIPLDDPEANRAAAKIQAGFRGHMTRKKMKPEDKTEGEERQEDRGQ, from the exons ATGTCAGTGCCCTTTTCAAACGCTCACCTGCGGGTCCCTCGGGGATTCGGTACCATCTTAGAAGGTCTGGCCCGAGAGGTCCTACGAGACCAGCCCGAGGACATCCCTGCATATGCTGCGCGATATTTCGACGCGCTTCTCAAACAAAGAGAAG AGAGTGGTCTGGACCCTGCAGAGTGGGCTGCCAAGCTGGAAGATAGATTTCACAACAGCTATGCCTTTCAGAATATAAGG ACTAGTCCTGATAAGGAAACAGCACCAGAGATGACCATTTCCAA aGAAAAATCATATGAGTCCCAAACTGAAGATGAATCAAATCAGTCAGCAGCAGAAGTTTCATCTCTTTCCATTACACAACCTCATGTCTCTGAAAAACTTGATTCAACTGAGGGCACAGATGAAGAGGAAATACACATGACAGAGAAACTCTCCATTTCAGGTGAAGAAAGACTTTCAGACGATAAATCTGTTGCAGATAAGCAGTCAGATGAAGAACACGGTACAGACAAGGAAGAAGACCCAACAAAAACTACACTTGATGAAGTTGAGAGGGCAGATATTGAAATGGATGACAACTGTGGTCCAGAACAAAATATACCTCAGTTTGACTCCGATCCCACCATTTTGTTGTCAGCCAGAGAAATTTCAAATGTGACCTCTCATGACTTGGGCCTGCCTGATGACGAAGGAGGTGATCAACCAGAAAGTGAAACTGTAGATAAGGAGATTGTAGACTCAGATAGAgaagaaaatactgaaattgATGAAGTGGTGGAGTCCGTTTCCTTACCTGGACTAGCTGATGTGGATGTTGGTGCCACGGAGCTCGAagtaacacagaaaacaacagaagaaagcACTGTTCAAGAAAATACATACGTTGTTGAAGGGGACAAAGGCTTAACGCCCCAGATAGAAGAAAATGCTGATTTGTTACAGTCTGAATATGAATTTACTCAAGGCAGCCAACAAGAAGAACAGGATCAGGCACAAAACAACAACGAGGAGGAACAAACAGAGGCTGAAGCTTCTTATGAGGAAACTAATGAAGGGTTAGCACTTATTGAGAGTGAATTAGAAGACAACAATATACCAAAAGAAAATGCTTTGGTTGAGATTAGCTTTGAAGATGTTCCAGAGGCTCAGGGGATTAAGGTTGAGGAGAAAAATCTTATGGAAGACGCTTCAGTGGAGATCTTACAGAATAACAAATTAGAAATGCTACAAAAAGAAGAGTCCGTGGAGCTTACTGCAAGTTCAGCAGATCAAAATATATCCAATACAGGAGATCAACTtaaatttgaaacagaaaaagacaaaaaggaagttCATTCAGATGAGGAGGAAATTCAGGCAACATTTGATATATCGAAAGAAAATGAGCACACAAATAACTCTAATCTAAATGACAGTGATGATGGTGAAAAGGAAATGGGTGTTAAAGGAATCAGCTCATCAGATCAGCCCACTACAGAGGCAGAAGATGAAATTCAAGAGCATGAAACAGATCATGAAGACACTGAGGAAATATTTGAGGGGACGTTTTCCCAAAACCAGGAAcctgaaaaaaagcaacagtcaCAATACCCTGATTTTGACCAAGATGAGATGACAGACGCAAGTGATGGAGATGAAGAAGAGGGTAATAGAGAGATGGGCAGTCGTGAAAGTATTGATGTCAGGACGGAAGAAAATCCATCACTCACGACCAAGTCAAATACATCAATCATGGAAAAAGAGGCAGAGGCAGAAAGCTTTGACAAAGGTCTACCTCTGGAAAACAAGCAGAGCCCCAGAACTGTTGAGAAGTCACAACCAGACAATATCTCAGAAGAAAAAGAGATCACAACcgaggaagaagaggaacacGTGAGGAAAATGACAGACTCTGAAGTACGACAAAAGAGTCAAGAAATGGAGAAAGAGGAGACCTTCAGCCTCTCAGGAAGTGCAGACCAGACAGCTGCTGACCTTGAAGAGGAGGACAGGCCAGATGAGCCTGAGGAGAGCACTATAGCATCTGTAAACAAGGTTGATAAG
- the spa17 gene encoding sperm surface protein Sp17 isoform X3, translated as MSVPFSNAHLRVPRGFGTILEGLAREVLRDQPEDIPAYAARYFDALLKQREESGLDPAEWAAKLEDRFHNSYAFQNIRTSPDKETAPEMTISKEKSYESQTEDESNQSAAEVSSLSITQPHVSEKLDSTEGTDEEEIHMTEKLSISGEERLSDDKSVADKQSDEEHGTDKEEDPTKTTLDEVERADIEMDDNCGPEQNIPQFDSDPTILLSAREISNVTSHDLGLPDDEGGDQPESETVDKEIVDSDREENTEIDEVVESVSLPGLADVDVGATELEVTQKTTEESTVQENTYVVEGDKGLTPQIEENADLLQSEYEFTQGSQQEEQDQAQNNNEEEQTEAEASYEETNEGLALIESELEDNNIPKENALVEISFEDVPEAQGIKVEEKNLMEDASVEILQNNKLEMLQKEESVELTASSADQNISNTGDQLKFETEKDKKEVHSDEEEIQATFDISKENEHTNNSNLNDSDDGEKEMGVKGISSSDQPTTEAEDEIQEHETDHEDTEEIFEGTFSQNQEPEKKQQSQYPDFDQDEMTDASDGDEEEGNREMGSRESIDVRTEENPSLTTKSNTSIMEKEAEAESFDKGLPLENKQSPRTVEKSQPDNISEEKEITTEEEEEHVRKMTDSEVRQKSQEMEKEETFSLSGSADQTAADLEEEDRPDEPEESTIASVNKVDKLPSSGILNASASHPSWHVQKFPSRGLRGSLLRLLL; from the exons ATGTCAGTGCCCTTTTCAAACGCTCACCTGCGGGTCCCTCGGGGATTCGGTACCATCTTAGAAGGTCTGGCCCGAGAGGTCCTACGAGACCAGCCCGAGGACATCCCTGCATATGCTGCGCGATATTTCGACGCGCTTCTCAAACAAAGAGAAG AGAGTGGTCTGGACCCTGCAGAGTGGGCTGCCAAGCTGGAAGATAGATTTCACAACAGCTATGCCTTTCAGAATATAAGG ACTAGTCCTGATAAGGAAACAGCACCAGAGATGACCATTTCCAA aGAAAAATCATATGAGTCCCAAACTGAAGATGAATCAAATCAGTCAGCAGCAGAAGTTTCATCTCTTTCCATTACACAACCTCATGTCTCTGAAAAACTTGATTCAACTGAGGGCACAGATGAAGAGGAAATACACATGACAGAGAAACTCTCCATTTCAGGTGAAGAAAGACTTTCAGACGATAAATCTGTTGCAGATAAGCAGTCAGATGAAGAACACGGTACAGACAAGGAAGAAGACCCAACAAAAACTACACTTGATGAAGTTGAGAGGGCAGATATTGAAATGGATGACAACTGTGGTCCAGAACAAAATATACCTCAGTTTGACTCCGATCCCACCATTTTGTTGTCAGCCAGAGAAATTTCAAATGTGACCTCTCATGACTTGGGCCTGCCTGATGACGAAGGAGGTGATCAACCAGAAAGTGAAACTGTAGATAAGGAGATTGTAGACTCAGATAGAgaagaaaatactgaaattgATGAAGTGGTGGAGTCCGTTTCCTTACCTGGACTAGCTGATGTGGATGTTGGTGCCACGGAGCTCGAagtaacacagaaaacaacagaagaaagcACTGTTCAAGAAAATACATACGTTGTTGAAGGGGACAAAGGCTTAACGCCCCAGATAGAAGAAAATGCTGATTTGTTACAGTCTGAATATGAATTTACTCAAGGCAGCCAACAAGAAGAACAGGATCAGGCACAAAACAACAACGAGGAGGAACAAACAGAGGCTGAAGCTTCTTATGAGGAAACTAATGAAGGGTTAGCACTTATTGAGAGTGAATTAGAAGACAACAATATACCAAAAGAAAATGCTTTGGTTGAGATTAGCTTTGAAGATGTTCCAGAGGCTCAGGGGATTAAGGTTGAGGAGAAAAATCTTATGGAAGACGCTTCAGTGGAGATCTTACAGAATAACAAATTAGAAATGCTACAAAAAGAAGAGTCCGTGGAGCTTACTGCAAGTTCAGCAGATCAAAATATATCCAATACAGGAGATCAACTtaaatttgaaacagaaaaagacaaaaaggaagttCATTCAGATGAGGAGGAAATTCAGGCAACATTTGATATATCGAAAGAAAATGAGCACACAAATAACTCTAATCTAAATGACAGTGATGATGGTGAAAAGGAAATGGGTGTTAAAGGAATCAGCTCATCAGATCAGCCCACTACAGAGGCAGAAGATGAAATTCAAGAGCATGAAACAGATCATGAAGACACTGAGGAAATATTTGAGGGGACGTTTTCCCAAAACCAGGAAcctgaaaaaaagcaacagtcaCAATACCCTGATTTTGACCAAGATGAGATGACAGACGCAAGTGATGGAGATGAAGAAGAGGGTAATAGAGAGATGGGCAGTCGTGAAAGTATTGATGTCAGGACGGAAGAAAATCCATCACTCACGACCAAGTCAAATACATCAATCATGGAAAAAGAGGCAGAGGCAGAAAGCTTTGACAAAGGTCTACCTCTGGAAAACAAGCAGAGCCCCAGAACTGTTGAGAAGTCACAACCAGACAATATCTCAGAAGAAAAAGAGATCACAACcgaggaagaagaggaacacGTGAGGAAAATGACAGACTCTGAAGTACGACAAAAGAGTCAAGAAATGGAGAAAGAGGAGACCTTCAGCCTCTCAGGAAGTGCAGACCAGACAGCTGCTGACCTTGAAGAGGAGGACAGGCCAGATGAGCCTGAGGAGAGCACTATAGCATCTGTAAACAAGGTTGATAAG CTCCCTTCATCTGGTATTTTAAATGCCTCTGCAAGTCATCCTAGCTGGCATGTTCAAAAGTTTCCTTCTCGGGGTTTGAGGGGCTCTTTATTGAGGCTGTTGCTGTGA
- the LOC108243513 gene encoding uncharacterized protein LOC108243513 isoform X2, with translation MRISVFFTILFFWAAQDFVISANAKTLVEHLHVELGSSHTLRCNYSCSSGFIRGCWSKTPNTPGCLGTISNGSVCTVSLNLSHVSAEDVKKNYTCYTEATDDPNLPKNPVRIVFLQVQAHKNVPNWTVTPKIGPKNASLVDKPGDSSGGEFTGIKVLAAVTVTVALVLAALAVYLCVNRNRQYWNGDPVASRSSSPQPNNAALLPIKGTLSAQNEKVSLRIPQPDNESETEVPYADIMITVRGVSTPELTQVGYLGTGEWRGDDSRSYLQASRSADRLHVLQPREVSRKMSTNSEYAVITYA, from the exons ATGAGGATCTCAGTCTTTTTCACCATACTCTTCTTTTGGGCTGCACAAG ATTTTGTCATTTCCGCTAATGCAAAGACCCTCGTTGAACACTTGCACGTAGAACTGGGCAGCAGTCACACTTTGCGCTGCAACTACAGCTGTTCCTCTGGGTTTATTCGTGGCTGTTGGAGCAAAACGCCAAATACCCCTGGTTGCCTCGGAACAATTAGCAATGGCAGTGTTTGCACCGTGTCCCTCAATCTGTCACATGTGTCCGCTGAAGATGTAAAGAAGAACTACACCTGCTACACCGAAGCCACAGATGACCCTAATCTTCCAAAAAACCCAGTGCGGATTGTTTTCCTTCAGGTTCAAG CTCacaaaaatgtcccaaattggACAGTAACTCCAAAGATTGGAcctaaaaatg cCTCTCTTGTTGATAAACCAGGGGATTCAAGTGGAG GAGAATTTACTGGGATTAAGGTTTTGGCTGCAGTTACTGTTACGGTGGCCCTGGTTCTTGCAGCTTTGGCtgtttacctgtgtgtgaacAGGAACAGGCAGTACTGGAATG GAGATCCAGTTGCATCCAGGTCATC cTCCCCACAACCAAATAACGCTGCCCTTCTGCCAATAAAAG GAACGCTGtcagcacaaaatgaaaaagtgagTTTGCGGATTCCTCAACCTG ATAATGAGAGCGAAACTGAGGTTCCTTATGCTGACATCATGATCACTGTTCGAGGGGTCAGCACACCCGAGCTCACTCAGGTCGGCTACTTAGGAACTGGAGAG TGGCGAGGAGATGACTCAAGATCTTACCTTCAGGCCTCACGTTCAGCTGACAGATTGCATGTCCTCCAGCCCAGAGAGGTCAGCCGCAAGATGAGCACCAACTCTGAATATGCAGTCATCACATACGCCTGA
- the LOC108243513 gene encoding uncharacterized protein LOC108243513 isoform X3: MRISVFFTILFFWAAQDFVISANAKTLVEHLHVELGSSHTLRCNYSCSSGFIRGCWSKTPNTPGCLGTISNGSVCTVSLNLSHVSAEDVKKNYTCYTEATDDPNLPKNPVRIVFLQVQAHKNVPNWTVTPKIGPKNASLVDKPGDSSGGEFTGIKVLAAVTVTVALVLAALAVYLCVNRNRQYWNGKGDPVASRSSSPQPNNAALLPIKGTLSAQNEKVSLRIPQPDNESETEVPYADIMITVRGVSTPELTQVGYLGTGEASRSADRLHVLQPREVSRKMSTNSEYAVITYA, from the exons ATGAGGATCTCAGTCTTTTTCACCATACTCTTCTTTTGGGCTGCACAAG ATTTTGTCATTTCCGCTAATGCAAAGACCCTCGTTGAACACTTGCACGTAGAACTGGGCAGCAGTCACACTTTGCGCTGCAACTACAGCTGTTCCTCTGGGTTTATTCGTGGCTGTTGGAGCAAAACGCCAAATACCCCTGGTTGCCTCGGAACAATTAGCAATGGCAGTGTTTGCACCGTGTCCCTCAATCTGTCACATGTGTCCGCTGAAGATGTAAAGAAGAACTACACCTGCTACACCGAAGCCACAGATGACCCTAATCTTCCAAAAAACCCAGTGCGGATTGTTTTCCTTCAGGTTCAAG CTCacaaaaatgtcccaaattggACAGTAACTCCAAAGATTGGAcctaaaaatg cCTCTCTTGTTGATAAACCAGGGGATTCAAGTGGAG GAGAATTTACTGGGATTAAGGTTTTGGCTGCAGTTACTGTTACGGTGGCCCTGGTTCTTGCAGCTTTGGCtgtttacctgtgtgtgaacAGGAACAGGCAGTACTGGAATGGTAAAG GAGATCCAGTTGCATCCAGGTCATC cTCCCCACAACCAAATAACGCTGCCCTTCTGCCAATAAAAG GAACGCTGtcagcacaaaatgaaaaagtgagTTTGCGGATTCCTCAACCTG ATAATGAGAGCGAAACTGAGGTTCCTTATGCTGACATCATGATCACTGTTCGAGGGGTCAGCACACCCGAGCTCACTCAGGTCGGCTACTTAGGAACTGGAGAG GCCTCACGTTCAGCTGACAGATTGCATGTCCTCCAGCCCAGAGAGGTCAGCCGCAAGATGAGCACCAACTCTGAATATGCAGTCATCACATACGCCTGA
- the LOC108243513 gene encoding uncharacterized protein LOC108243513 isoform X1, producing MRISVFFTILFFWAAQDFVISANAKTLVEHLHVELGSSHTLRCNYSCSSGFIRGCWSKTPNTPGCLGTISNGSVCTVSLNLSHVSAEDVKKNYTCYTEATDDPNLPKNPVRIVFLQVQAHKNVPNWTVTPKIGPKNASLVDKPGDSSGGEFTGIKVLAAVTVTVALVLAALAVYLCVNRNRQYWNGKGDPVASRSSSPQPNNAALLPIKGTLSAQNEKVSLRIPQPDNESETEVPYADIMITVRGVSTPELTQVGYLGTGEWRGDDSRSYLQASRSADRLHVLQPREVSRKMSTNSEYAVITYA from the exons ATGAGGATCTCAGTCTTTTTCACCATACTCTTCTTTTGGGCTGCACAAG ATTTTGTCATTTCCGCTAATGCAAAGACCCTCGTTGAACACTTGCACGTAGAACTGGGCAGCAGTCACACTTTGCGCTGCAACTACAGCTGTTCCTCTGGGTTTATTCGTGGCTGTTGGAGCAAAACGCCAAATACCCCTGGTTGCCTCGGAACAATTAGCAATGGCAGTGTTTGCACCGTGTCCCTCAATCTGTCACATGTGTCCGCTGAAGATGTAAAGAAGAACTACACCTGCTACACCGAAGCCACAGATGACCCTAATCTTCCAAAAAACCCAGTGCGGATTGTTTTCCTTCAGGTTCAAG CTCacaaaaatgtcccaaattggACAGTAACTCCAAAGATTGGAcctaaaaatg cCTCTCTTGTTGATAAACCAGGGGATTCAAGTGGAG GAGAATTTACTGGGATTAAGGTTTTGGCTGCAGTTACTGTTACGGTGGCCCTGGTTCTTGCAGCTTTGGCtgtttacctgtgtgtgaacAGGAACAGGCAGTACTGGAATGGTAAAG GAGATCCAGTTGCATCCAGGTCATC cTCCCCACAACCAAATAACGCTGCCCTTCTGCCAATAAAAG GAACGCTGtcagcacaaaatgaaaaagtgagTTTGCGGATTCCTCAACCTG ATAATGAGAGCGAAACTGAGGTTCCTTATGCTGACATCATGATCACTGTTCGAGGGGTCAGCACACCCGAGCTCACTCAGGTCGGCTACTTAGGAACTGGAGAG TGGCGAGGAGATGACTCAAGATCTTACCTTCAGGCCTCACGTTCAGCTGACAGATTGCATGTCCTCCAGCCCAGAGAGGTCAGCCGCAAGATGAGCACCAACTCTGAATATGCAGTCATCACATACGCCTGA